One segment of Takifugu rubripes chromosome 5, fTakRub1.2, whole genome shotgun sequence DNA contains the following:
- the plcd3a gene encoding 1-phosphatidylinositol 4,5-bisphosphate phosphodiesterase delta-3-A, which translates to MLGSGKTPVGHSREEKRTAEPGRRLGLENEDIRVMMQGSNMVKVRSSRWQKSRNVRLLEDGLTVWCESTKSSRRAKAKQTFAATEVECIREGCQSEALRRLSRSVHDKQCFTVVFRGARKSLDLVCPSEAEAQCWVRGLRTLKEYVANMSQKEKLDHWIRGYLRRADQNQDGKMSYEEVKRLLQMINIDLSEQYARCLFKRCDRSGDDRLDHIEIEEFCRELLRRPELDAVFRHYSSNGCVLATAELRDFLGDQGEDASLKHAQSLILTYELNEWAQKNQLMTQNGFTMYMLSQENDVFNPDHGRVHQDMSHPLAHYFISSSHNTYLTKDQVTSASSTEPYIRALNQGCRCVELDCWDGDRGEPVIYHGHTLTSKVPFKEVIETIAQYAFKASPYPLILSLENHCSVEQQAVMAKNLRTILGGKLLTRPLTSEPLTDLPSPEELRGRILIKGKKHTPHLAQLGKNGSCASFSSSSDEEVANAVKNAPKKEPAKVSLKLSPELSELAVYCRSVPFRGFENLFENPPNEMSSFSESEALRLIKDSGKLFARHNSRQLSRIYPSGQRLQSSNYDPQEMWNGGCQMVALNFQTPGEQMDLNQGRFLPNGRCGYVLKPSFLCSPTSNFNPENTGGGPGHIPTQLTIRIISAQQLPKINADKFSSIVDPQVWVEIHGVAIDNTKGKTHRIDNNGFNPRWDCTLGFQLQVPELALVRFVVEDHDHTAKNDFVGQFTLPFTSLRTGYRHVHLLKADGSSLSPATLFIHVKVTRKGIPLKTVSERLALAKAKP; encoded by the exons ATGTTGGGAAGCGGGAAGACTCCGGTCGGCCACtccagggaggagaagaggacggCGGAGCCCGGCAGGAGGCTCG GGCTGGAGAATGAAGACATCCGTGTGATGATGCAGGGCTCCAACATGGTGAAGGTTCGCTCCTCCCGGTGGCAGAAGAGCCGGAACGTGCGGCTCCTGGAGGACGGACTCACCGTCTGGTGCGAGTCCACCAAGAGCTCCCGCAGAGCCAAAGCTAAGCAGACGT TCGCCGCCACAGAGGTGGAGTGCATCCGCGAAGGCTGCCAGTCTGAGGCGCTGAGGCGCCTCTCGAGGTCCGTGCACGACAAGCAGTGCTTCACCGTGGTCTTCAGAGGAGCCAGGAAGAGCCTGGACCTGGTGTGCCCCAGCGAGGCTGAGGCCCAATGCTGGGTCCGAGGGCTCCGCACGCTGAAGGAATACGTGGCCAACATGAGTCAGAAGGAAAAGTTGGACCA TTGGATCCGAGGCTACCTGAGGAGAgcggaccagaaccaggacggAAAAATGAGCTACGAGGAGGTGAAGCGGTTACTCCAGATGATCAACATCGACCTGAGCGAGCAGTACGCCCGCTGTTTGTTcaag AGGTGCGACCGATCCGGAGACGATCGTCTGGACCACATAGAGATCGAGGAGTTCTGCAGGGAGCTGCTGCGGCGGCCTGAACTCGACGCCGTATTCAGGCACTATTCCAGTAACGGCTGCGTGCTGGCCACCGCAGAGCTGCGCGACTTCCTGGGAGACCAAGGAGAAGACGCCTCGCTGAAGCACGCCCAGAGCCTCATCCTCACGTATGAGCTCAACGAGTGGG CTCAGAAGAACCAGCTCATGACCCAGAACGGGTTCACCATGTACATGCTGTCCCAGGAGAACGACGTGTTTAACCCCGACCACGGCAGGGTCCACCAGGACATGAGCCACCCCCTGGCCCATTACTTCATCTCTTCGTCACACAACACTTACCTTACCAAGGACCAAGTTACCAGCGCCAGCAGTACTGAGCCTTACATCAG GGCTCTGAATCAGGGGTGCCGCTGCGTGGAGCTGGACTGCTGGGATGGAGACCGAGGAGAACCGGTCATCTACCACGGACACACTCTCACCTCTAAAGTGCCCTTCAAGGAGGTGATCGAAACCATCGCCCAGTACGCCTTCAAG GCATCTCCTTACCCTCTAATCCTGTCTCTGGAAAATCACTgctctgtggagcagcaggCCGTCATGGCCAAAAACCTGCGTACCATCCTGGGAGGCAAACTTCTCACCAGGCCCCTCACTTCTGAGCCGCTGACGGATCTGCCCTCTCCTGAG GAGCTGAGGGGTCGCATCCTGATAAAGGGGAAGAAGCACACTCCTCACCTGGCTCAGCTGGGAAAGAACGGCAGCTGcgccagcttctcctccagctccgacgAAGAAGTGGCAAACGCTGTCAAGAACGCGCCGAAAAAGGAGCCTGCGAAG GTCAGCCTGAAACTCAGCCCGGAGCTGTCGGAGCTGGCGGTGTACTGCAGGAGCGTTCCCTTCCGAGGCTTCGAAAATCTGTTTGAAAACCCTCCCAATGAAATGTCCTCCTTCTCTGAAAGCGAAGCCCTCAGGCTCATCAAGGACTCTG GGAAGCTTTTTGCgagacacaacagcagacagCTGAGCCGGATCTACCCCTCTGGCCAGCGCCTCCAATCATCCAACTATGATCCGCAGGAAATGTGGAACGGGGGCTGCCAGATGG TGGCTCTGAACTTCCAGACACCCGGCGAACAGATGGACCTGAACCAGGGCCGCTTCCTCCCCAACGGTCGCTGTGGATACGTCTTGAAACCCAGCTTCTTGTGCAGCCCCACGTCTAACTTCAACCCCGAGAACACAGGAGGAGGGCCCGGACACATCCCGACCCAGCTGACCATACGA ataatcTCAGCACAGCAGCTGCCCAAAATCAACGCAGATAAGTTTAGCTCCATTGTTGACCCCCAAGTGTGGGTGGAAATTCACGGGGTGGCCATTGATAACACAAAGGGCAAAACCCACCGCATTGACAACAACG GTTTTAACCCGCGGTGGGACTGCACCCTGGGCTTCCAGCTTCAGGTCCCTGAGCTGGCCTTGGTCAGGTTTGTGGTTGAGGACCACGACCACACAGCCAAAAACGACTTCGTGGGCCAATTCACACTTCCTTTCACGAGCTTGCGGACAG GCTACCGACATGTTCATTTGCTGAAGGCAGATGGTTCCAGTCTGTCACCCGCCACCCTCTTCATCCACGTTAAAGTGACCCGCAAAGGAATCCCCCTCAAGACGGTGTCTGAGCGTTTGGCCTTGGCCAAAGCCAAGCCTTGA